In the Emys orbicularis isolate rEmyOrb1 chromosome 3, rEmyOrb1.hap1, whole genome shotgun sequence genome, one interval contains:
- the RSPH9 gene encoding radial spoke head protein 9 homolog isoform X2 — protein MDAESLPYALDLVAGGGGGLSSEKRAALRASLLLLRRDYRFERVRFWGRIQGIRGPYYIAEGLGGDRAGPRSRLYSLNCVEWSLLPPATEEMITQTAGLKGRFQGDPSYEYDPTEKKGEENERIYEEEDQIDKAVGIIPRGAFVKTPLGPVHENRNFEGLSLTEAKKLNSYFHFTEPVNLKNRTLLQKADLDPSIDFLDSLEHDIPKGSWSIQLERGGSLVVLRSLLWPGLTFYHIPMTKQFGYIYLGTGEKNIDLPFML, from the exons ATGGACGCCGAGTCGCTGCCCTACGCGCTGGACCTGGTggccgggggcggcggggggctgaGCTCGGAGAAGCGGGCGGCGCTGCGggcctcgctgctgctgctgcgacgGGACTATCGCTTCGAGCGGGTCCGGTTCTGGGGCCGCATCCAGGGCATCCGCGGGCCCTATTACATCgccgaggggctggggggagaccgCGCCGGGCCCAGGAGCCGCCTCTACAG CTTGAACTGCGTGGAGTGGAGTCTTCTGCCACCAGCTACTGAGGAAATGATCACACAGACTGCAGGGCTAAAGGGCCGTTTCCAGGGGGATCCATCTTATGAGTATGATCCCACTGAGAAGAAGGGGGAAGAGAATGAGAGAATATATGAGGAGGAAG ATCAGATAGATAAGGCAGTGGGTATCATCCCACGGGGTGCATTTGTGAAGACCCCGCTCGGCCCTGTCCATGAAAACAGGAATTTTGAAG GTCTGTCTCTGACTGAGGCAAAAAAGTTAAATTCCTATTTCCACTTCACTGAGCCTGTTAACCTGAAGAACAGAACACTCCTGCAAAAGGCTGACCTGGACCCATCCATTGACTTCCTGGACTCTCTGGAGCATGATATCCCAAAAG GATCCTGGAGCATCCAGCTGGAGAGGGGAGGCAGCTTGGTGGTTCTGAGGAGCTTGCTGTGGCCAGGACTGACATTCTACCACATCCCCATGACTAAACAATTTGGCTATATCTACCTTGGCACAGGTGAGAAGAACATAGACCTGCCCTTCATGCTGTGA
- the RSPH9 gene encoding radial spoke head protein 9 homolog isoform X3 produces the protein MDAESLPYALDLVAGGGGGLSSEKRAALRASLLLLRRDYRFERVRFWGRIQGIRGPYYIAEGLGGDRAGPRSRLYSLNCVEWSLLPPATEEMITQTAGLKGRFQGDPSYEYDPTEKKGEENERIYEEEGGPMIKEEIRLVATIDQIDKAVGIIPRGAFVKTPLGPVHENRNFEGLSLTEAKKLNSYFHFTEPVNLKNRTLLQKADLDPSIDFLDSLEHDIPKDVGKVGDQLHNGEMEEYSISIPPVATHT, from the exons ATGGACGCCGAGTCGCTGCCCTACGCGCTGGACCTGGTggccgggggcggcggggggctgaGCTCGGAGAAGCGGGCGGCGCTGCGggcctcgctgctgctgctgcgacgGGACTATCGCTTCGAGCGGGTCCGGTTCTGGGGCCGCATCCAGGGCATCCGCGGGCCCTATTACATCgccgaggggctggggggagaccgCGCCGGGCCCAGGAGCCGCCTCTACAG CTTGAACTGCGTGGAGTGGAGTCTTCTGCCACCAGCTACTGAGGAAATGATCACACAGACTGCAGGGCTAAAGGGCCGTTTCCAGGGGGATCCATCTTATGAGTATGATCCCACTGAGAAGAAGGGGGAAGAGAATGAGAGAATATATGAGGAGGAAGGTGGG cccATGATCAAGGAGGAAATCCGTCTTGTAGCTACAATAGATCAGATAGATAAGGCAGTGGGTATCATCCCACGGGGTGCATTTGTGAAGACCCCGCTCGGCCCTGTCCATGAAAACAGGAATTTTGAAG GTCTGTCTCTGACTGAGGCAAAAAAGTTAAATTCCTATTTCCACTTCACTGAGCCTGTTAACCTGAAGAACAGAACACTCCTGCAAAAGGCTGACCTGGACCCATCCATTGACTTCCTGGACTCTCTGGAGCATGATATCCCAAAAG ATGTAGGCAAAGTTGGGGATCAGCTGCACAATGGTGAGATGGAAGAGTACAGCATCTCAATTCCTCCAGTGGCCACACACACATGA
- the RSPH9 gene encoding radial spoke head protein 9 homolog isoform X1 has protein sequence MDAESLPYALDLVAGGGGGLSSEKRAALRASLLLLRRDYRFERVRFWGRIQGIRGPYYIAEGLGGDRAGPRSRLYSLNCVEWSLLPPATEEMITQTAGLKGRFQGDPSYEYDPTEKKGEENERIYEEEGGPMIKEEIRLVATIDQIDKAVGIIPRGAFVKTPLGPVHENRNFEGLSLTEAKKLNSYFHFTEPVNLKNRTLLQKADLDPSIDFLDSLEHDIPKGSWSIQLERGGSLVVLRSLLWPGLTFYHIPMTKQFGYIYLGTGEKNIDLPFML, from the exons ATGGACGCCGAGTCGCTGCCCTACGCGCTGGACCTGGTggccgggggcggcggggggctgaGCTCGGAGAAGCGGGCGGCGCTGCGggcctcgctgctgctgctgcgacgGGACTATCGCTTCGAGCGGGTCCGGTTCTGGGGCCGCATCCAGGGCATCCGCGGGCCCTATTACATCgccgaggggctggggggagaccgCGCCGGGCCCAGGAGCCGCCTCTACAG CTTGAACTGCGTGGAGTGGAGTCTTCTGCCACCAGCTACTGAGGAAATGATCACACAGACTGCAGGGCTAAAGGGCCGTTTCCAGGGGGATCCATCTTATGAGTATGATCCCACTGAGAAGAAGGGGGAAGAGAATGAGAGAATATATGAGGAGGAAGGTGGG cccATGATCAAGGAGGAAATCCGTCTTGTAGCTACAATAGATCAGATAGATAAGGCAGTGGGTATCATCCCACGGGGTGCATTTGTGAAGACCCCGCTCGGCCCTGTCCATGAAAACAGGAATTTTGAAG GTCTGTCTCTGACTGAGGCAAAAAAGTTAAATTCCTATTTCCACTTCACTGAGCCTGTTAACCTGAAGAACAGAACACTCCTGCAAAAGGCTGACCTGGACCCATCCATTGACTTCCTGGACTCTCTGGAGCATGATATCCCAAAAG GATCCTGGAGCATCCAGCTGGAGAGGGGAGGCAGCTTGGTGGTTCTGAGGAGCTTGCTGTGGCCAGGACTGACATTCTACCACATCCCCATGACTAAACAATTTGGCTATATCTACCTTGGCACAGGTGAGAAGAACATAGACCTGCCCTTCATGCTGTGA